One Vespula pensylvanica isolate Volc-1 chromosome 14, ASM1446617v1, whole genome shotgun sequence genomic window carries:
- the LOC122634197 gene encoding cyclin-dependent kinases regulatory subunit 1-like isoform X2 translates to MTNMPVDQIQYSERYTDDNYEYRHVILPIDLAKHVPKTHLMSETEWRNLGVQQSPRTTCLAFSAAENSERKTCNVIN, encoded by the exons ATGACAAACATGCCTGTCGATCAAATTCAGTATTCCGAAAGATACACCGATGATAATTATGAGTACAG GCATGTAATTCTTCCAATTGATTTAGCGAAGCATGTACCTAAAACACACTTGATGTCAGAAACCGAATGGCGTAATTTAGGCGTTCAGCAAAGTCCTAG AACCACATGTCTTGCTTTTTCGGCGGCCGAGAATTCAGAGAGGAAAACGTGTAATGTAATAAACTAA
- the LOC122634197 gene encoding cyclin-dependent kinases regulatory subunit 1-like isoform X1 encodes MTNMPVDQIQYSERYTDDNYEYRHVILPIDLAKHVPKTHLMSETEWRNLGVQQSPRWVHYMMHSPEPHVLLFRRPRIQRGKRVM; translated from the exons ATGACAAACATGCCTGTCGATCAAATTCAGTATTCCGAAAGATACACCGATGATAATTATGAGTACAG GCATGTAATTCTTCCAATTGATTTAGCGAAGCATGTACCTAAAACACACTTGATGTCAGAAACCGAATGGCGTAATTTAGGCGTTCAGCAAAGTCCTAGGTGGGTTCATTATATGATGCATAGTCCAG AACCACATGTCTTGCTTTTTCGGCGGCCGAGAATTCAGAGAGGAAAACGTGTAATGTAA
- the LOC122634196 gene encoding cytochrome c oxidase subunit 5B, mitochondrial-like: MACSYGRAVLLSCRRSISYSTRYLKECADSLDHATGMEKRELLAKAAGDDDPFNLKVTKRGPGTKDCPNLVPSAFNSRMVGCICEEDQSHINWMWLHEGTPRRCECGYWFKLVEKAPL, translated from the exons ATGGCATGTTCTTATGGGCGTGCAGTTCTACTTTCATGTCGACGTTCGATTTCTTACAGTACAAGATATTTAAAAG agTGTGCTGATTCGTTGGACCATGCAACAGGAATGGAAAAACGAGAATTACTTGCTAAAGCTGCTGGTGATGAT GATCCTTTTAACTTGAAAGTTACAAAACGGGGACCTGGTACGAAAGATTGTCCGAATCTGGTACCAAGTGCATTTAACAGTCGTATGGTTGGATGTATTTGCGAAGAAGATCAATCGCACATAAACTGGATGTGGTTACACGAAGGAACTCCACGACGTTGTGAATGCGGATATTGGTTTAAGCTTGTTGAAAAAGCTCCTCTTTAA